One Gemmatimonadales bacterium genomic window, CGTCCCGATCGTCCTCGGCGATCCGGCCCGAACCATGGCGATCGGCCGCGCCCTGTTCGAGCGGGGGTATCTGGTCGGCGCGATTCGCCCGCCCAGCGTACCGACCGGAGGTTCACGCCTCCGTATCACCGTCTCGGCTGCACACACGGAGGGCGACATCGACGGCCTGCTCGCCGCGCTGGCCGAGACCCTTCGGAGTTCCGGATGACGCCTTCACCAGCCTGGCTCACGCTCGACGACCTTCACGTCTGGCATCCGTACACTCAGCACGGGCTGGGCGCCCCGGTCCGACCGATCGTACGCGCGTCGGGAGCCTATCTCCACGACGCCAATGGCCAGCGTTACCTCGACGCCATCTCGTCATGGTGGGTCACCTTGCACGGTCATGCCCACCCTGCAATTGCCGATGCCGTTGCTGAGCAGGCCCACACCCTCGAGCAGGTCATCTTTGCCGGATTTGCGCATGAACCTGCCAGCCGCCTTGCGGCAGAGCTCGTTGCGCACCTTCCCGAGGGCCTTTCGCGCGTCTTCTACTCCGATAATGGATCGACCGCCGTCGAGGTCGCCCTCAAGATGGTGCTGCAACTCTGGTGGAACCGGGGCGAGCCGAGGCGGCTGATCGTTGCGCTGGACAACGCCTACCATGGAGACACCTTCGGCGCCATGAGTACGAGTGGCACCGGTCTGTTCACGTCGCCCTTTGCCGACCACCTGTTCGAGACCGTCCGCCTCCCCGATCCGACCGAGGGCGACACCGCCGGCGCGCTCGAACGATTGCTGGAGGAACGGGGACGTGAGGTTGCGGGAGTCATCGTCGAACCGCTGCTGATGGGAGCAAGCGGGATGCGGATCTGGTCGATCGATACCCTGCGCGCGATCCGTGTCGCAACCCGAGCCCACGGCATTCCACTGATTGCGGACGAGGTTCTGACGGGATTCGGCCGAACCGGGCCCCTCTTTGCCTCGTCGGACGTCGGTCCGGACCTGATCTGTCTCTCCAAGGGGCTGACCGGCGGCTTTCTTCCGCTCGGCGTAACCGCGGTGCGCGAAGAGATCTTCGAGGTGTTCCGGAGCACCGACCGGCACAAGACCTTCTTTCACGGACACTCCTTCACCGCGAATCCGATATCCTGCGCAGCAGCTCGGGCCAGCCTTGCCCTGCTGGACGACGCCTGCGCCGAACGTCGCAGGGTCATCGAGGCAGCCCATCGAGCCGGGCTCGAACGGATCGCCTCCGCTCCAGGGGTCAGCCACCCGCGGGTCCTCGGCACGGCAGCCGCCTTCGACCTTGCCGGGGGTGGGAACTATCTCGACCCGATCGGGGCGCGGCTCACCGCCTTCGCCTTCGAGGCAGGCGTATTTCTGCGCCCACTCGGCAATGTGGTCTACCTGCTGCCTCCGTACTGCGTAACCCGGGCTGAGCTGGAGCACGCCTACGATACGATCGCGCAGTTCCTCGCCACGACGGGCTGATGCCGCGGTTATCTTCATCCTCCCATGCGCGCGCCTGACCCCAACCGACCGTCCGCCGACACCTCGCCTTCTCCCCGCCGCGAGCAGCAGCGCGCATTCGCGCGGTACGTGGCAATCGGCGACAGTTCGACCGAGGGTCTCGACGACCCCGATACCAATGGCGGCTACCGCGGCTGGGCCAATCGGCTGGCGGAGCGGCTCGCCGCCGCTCAGGGCGGCATCCTCTACGCCAACCTGGCCGTTCGCGGTCGGCGAACCCGGCAGATTCGCGAGCAGCAGCTCGACGCCGCGCTGGCTATGCAGCCGGACCTTGCCACCCTGTTCACGGGCACCAATGACGTCGTGGCGCGCGGGTTCGACGCCGACCGGGTTGGTGAGGACGTCGAGTTCATGCAGCGCGCACTGATCAGGCAGGGCGCCAAGGTGCTGACGTTTACCCTTCCCGACCTTGGCCCCGTGATGCCGATTGCGCGCTTCATTACCGCTCGGGTCGAGGTGCTCAATCAGACCCTTCGGAC contains:
- a CDS encoding adenosylmethionine--8-amino-7-oxononanoate transaminase — its product is MTPSPAWLTLDDLHVWHPYTQHGLGAPVRPIVRASGAYLHDANGQRYLDAISSWWVTLHGHAHPAIADAVAEQAHTLEQVIFAGFAHEPASRLAAELVAHLPEGLSRVFYSDNGSTAVEVALKMVLQLWWNRGEPRRLIVALDNAYHGDTFGAMSTSGTGLFTSPFADHLFETVRLPDPTEGDTAGALERLLEERGREVAGVIVEPLLMGASGMRIWSIDTLRAIRVATRAHGIPLIADEVLTGFGRTGPLFASSDVGPDLICLSKGLTGGFLPLGVTAVREEIFEVFRSTDRHKTFFHGHSFTANPISCAAARASLALLDDACAERRRVIEAAHRAGLERIASAPGVSHPRVLGTAAAFDLAGGGNYLDPIGARLTAFAFEAGVFLRPLGNVVYLLPPYCVTRAELEHAYDTIAQFLATTG
- a CDS encoding SGNH/GDSL hydrolase family protein, which translates into the protein MRAPDPNRPSADTSPSPRREQQRAFARYVAIGDSSTEGLDDPDTNGGYRGWANRLAERLAAAQGGILYANLAVRGRRTRQIREQQLDAALAMQPDLATLFTGTNDVVARGFDADRVGEDVEFMQRALIRQGAKVLTFTLPDLGPVMPIARFITARVEVLNQTLRTASANSGARLVDLAVHPVASDPRLWSEDRLHANALGHERIAAALAQAIDLPGSCGSWALPLPQLSPPGFRARLAGEVTWIRRYLLPWIWRHARGRSSGDGIRAKRPELSPLPAELVHTPRAPASPPT